One region of Chelonoidis abingdonii isolate Lonesome George chromosome 14, CheloAbing_2.0, whole genome shotgun sequence genomic DNA includes:
- the LOC116816769 gene encoding corticoliberin-like, giving the protein MRIRMISAASVLVLLFLPSEKGAPLERPRGAAPQFALVTDPAWELWPRRPRVGAKPPVPSAGPPSLHGPLGPCGAGDAESPSELRRKERSPHSSRRKDGRPNSLDLTFHLLREFLEMSREERLAQKALSNKMLLRNIGK; this is encoded by the coding sequence ATGAGGATCCGGATGATTTCGGCTGCCTCCGTCCTCGTCCTGCTGTTTCTCCCGTCTGAGAAGGGCGCCCCGCTGGAGCGGCCGCGGGGAGCTGCCCCGCAGTTCGCTCTAGTCACCGATCCAGCCTGGGAACTGTGGCCGAGGAGACCGCGGGTGGGGGCCAAGCCCCCGGTGCCTTCAGCGGGCCCCCCCTCTCTCCACGGACCGCTGGGGCCCTGCGGGGCCGGGGATGCGGAGAGCCCCTCGGAGCTGCGAAGGAAGGAGAGATCGCCCCACTCCTCCAGGAGGAAAGACGGCAGACCCAACTCCCTGGACCTGACCTTCCACCTCCTGCGGGAGTTCCTGGAGATGTCCCGGGAGGAAAGACTGGCCCAGAAAGCGCTGAGCAATAAAATGCTGCTGCGGAACATCGGGAAGTGA